The genomic window TCACATTTTGTGCCTATTCAGAGAAGTCTGTCCATACACATCTTCCCCATATCTTCTTGTCATTAGTTTACTAATCATGCTCCTTCCAAGCTCTTGACTACCCAGCCAAACCCCTGGCCAAAATACATGAATGATTATATAATTGAATATCTGTCCATTTCTCCTCCCAAGCAAaggtatatacaatatatacaaaggTATATACAATACATTGCTTGGAATTCTGCCCACTGGAAGGATTTCTTTTCACTGTAGTCCTTCAGGGATGTTCTAGAAAGGGGTTGTAGTGCCACAGTTGTCCACTTTGGGGTGATATCTGCATGTTGGATAGAACTGTCTGTAAACCAGGTCCAAGTCCTTTCTTCCTCTGGCAACTGATCAAAGACAATTCCCTGTGAGGCCATAGGTGCAgactgggagagagaagcagtgcagcagagtaggggtggggggCACGGATATTTGGCACTTCTTTGTGTAACTTACTTGTGCCTTTAGGGCCTGCTCAGATCCAATCACATATGTATCACTTCCATTTGATGATGAATGTCACTGTCCTTGGCCAAATTTATGGTTTAGAGGGTCAGATAGTACCCATATGTGATGGAAAGCTCAGTCACATGATAACTTGGTTACCATAGTTAAGCATTCGGTCTCTACTAAGGCCCGGTAGCAGATCAAAAACTGTTTCCCAAAAGGAGAGTAGTGAGCTGTGGAAGAGGGCAGGGCTTTGCTCCAAAATCCTAAGGGCCTACACTGTGATCCTCCTATAGGGGTCTGGCAAAACCTCCAAACAGCATTCCTCTCTGCTGCAGCCACTTCATATAAGAGACTTTGTAATCTGTTCTATAGGCAAAAATTTCTTACTCATAGTAACAGGCAAAGGCTTTATGTCTATTgcaaacagaaacacagaaggcTTGCTTTTTTGTATAACATCAGCCCCAGGACAGAATAAATCTAGAACACAAAAATTCACTGTACAGTTGTAAAATTCACTAATACAGACTTCTTCTTTCCAGAAGAAgcaagacatatatatatatgtgtgtattatatatatgtgtggggggggtctacaaaatcatatatatatatatgattttgtgtatttatttgacagagaaagacacagcaagagagggaacacaagcaagggaagtgggagaggtagaagccggcttcctgatgagcagggaacccaatgcagggctcgattccaggaccctgggatcatgacctgagctgaagacagacacttaatgactgagccacccaagcacctcttgAAGCAAGATATATTCTTGcacaaacagattaaaaaaacaaactaactaactaaccaAGCAGCTGTGGAGCATTTCCCACCTGATGGAAGAGAGCTCTTCTCTACGAAATAGACCAAAACACTAAATTCTGAATCACTGTCACTATATCCACTTGTTATTGCTGTGCGACAGATTGCCagaaatttagtggcttaaaaagaaaaaaagcaaaattcattATGTCAAAGTTTTGTAGGGTCAGAAATCTGGGCAAGACTTAGCTGCCTCAGGATCTCAACAAGCTAAAAATCAACACTTTGATGGTGTAGCATTCTCATATGCAGGCCTGACTGGAGAAGAATCCACCTCCCAGTTCATGTGGTTGTTGGCAGAGTTGGTTTTCTTGTGGCCCTTTCCACAGGCACTTAATTCCACCACTGCTTCCTTCTTTAGGGCCAGCAAGAGTCTCACACTCAGGAGAGGCCCAGCCAATCTTTTGAAGCTAAATCTGATTACATCAGGGCCATGTAGGTTAGTGTCCTTTTCAATGATCTTGAAATTAGTTGATTTCAGGATCTTAAGTATCAGCAACCACCTCTTCATGCTGGCCATATTCTGCAGGCTAGAAATAAGTCACACACTTAAAGCCACACTTAAAAGGAGGGAATTAGGCAGGGTGTGAACATTAGGGTGTGGTAATCATGGGGAACATGGTAGGGTCTATACACCACAGAGGCCACAAATAAGAAACAGTTTATTAGCAGTGCACAAATTAGAACCAGAACCAAACTCGCTCAGCATTCAGaatcataaataaaaacacaaattcaggggcacctgggtggatcagtgggttaggtcctctgcctttggctcaggtcatgatcccaggcttctaaGATCCAGCTcctacatccagctctctgctcagcagggagcctacttcctcctctctctctctctgcctgcctctctgcctacttgtgatctctgtctgtcaaataaataaataaaatctttaaaaaaataaaacaaaacaaaacacagattcaggaagaaaagagaaacatagaGTGGGTGAAAATCCAATTCTATTGCCATGTGGGCCTTACTTAGAGCCTGGACAAGACATGCCCATGTCTGGGCCTGCAGAGCCCTTCACACACTTCTTTTGGGCCGCATAGTGCccctactcatttatttttaatattaactttAGTGAGGTGTAACttacatatagtataatatgcCCATTTTATGTATGTAATTTGATGAGCTCTATTGTTTTCCTCCTTAAAACAATGACCATGAAAGGGTATAGAACAATTTCACCACCTTCAAAGTTATTCTGTTCTTTTGTGATCAGATTCCAGAAACTACTTTTGTTCCTTTCttagttttgcttgttttataAATCATactgtatgtattctttttttgccCAGTCCAAAAAACATCATAGTTTTTTGAGACTAATTCACATTGCtgagtttatttcttttattgctaagtggtattttattttatggatagTCCATAATTTGTTAATTCATCTCCCTGCTGGTGTATATTTAAGCTATTTCCAGCAGTAATGGACTCTAATGAGTAAAGTTGGTATTAATATTCTTGCTAAGGTGTTTTTGTgaacatatgattttatttattttgattaaataaatatatgagtgGGAGAGCTGAATTGTTggcaatatatatgtataactttATTAGAAACTGTcactcatggggtgcctgggtggctcagtgggttaaaacctctgccttaggctcaggtcctgatcccagggtcccaagattgagccctgaatccagctctctgctcagcagggagactgcttcctcctctctctctacctgcctctcttcctacttgtgatctctgtctctgtcaaataaataaataaataaaatcttaaaaaaaacaaaacaaaactgtcaatcagtcttccaaagtggttggtGTATTTTACACTCAACAGAAATATATCAGAATTCTAGTTGCTTTAGATCACAGTCACAATCTAGCACGATCAGTTTCTTTAATTTCAGCATTCTTGTGGATTCGAAGATGTTTACATTTGCACTTCCCTTATGTGTAATGATGTCAAGCAACTTTTTGTTGGTTTATTGCATCTTCTTTTGTTAAAGGTCTTTTGaaatcttttgcttattttccttaaattgcaatgttttctttgtattgaGTTGAAAGACTATttagtatttacatatatatttataaaacagtcCTTGGCAATATATATTATAGTTatgcttacatatttatatatacttatatacgtACATATACATGGTaaacattgtaatttttaaaagatattatttatttgcttgacagagagagagagcacaagcagggggagagggagaagcaggttctccattggacagagagccctacgtgggcCTCGATCCTGGGGCGctgggttcatgatctgagctgaaggaagatgcttaacagactgagccatccaggcacccctgtaattttcttaaaagtgtcttttcatgaaatataattcatcactttttttctttttcatttagctttttgtatgtgtgtgtgcatgcaagtaTGCATGTATATGTTCTTGCTAAGAAATCTTGGCTTATCCCAAGATCACAGAAACATAATCCAATTATTTTCTAGAAGCattattgttttatcttttatacTTAAATCTAAGATcacctcaaaataatttttatgtgtgggacgcctgggtggctcagttggttaagcggctgccttcggctcaggtcatgatcccagcgtcctgggatcgagtcccacgtcaggctccttgcttggcggggagcctgcttctccctctgcctctgcctgccactctgtctgcctgtgcttgctctcgcttctctctctaagacaaataaataaataaaatctttaaaaaaaaataataatttttatgtggCCTGAGGTAAAAATTGAAGTTCAGTTTTTCACTACACCATTATTCagtttcccagcatcatttgttaaagggaattttatttcttatggaATTGTTTGGTTCCTTTGTCAAAATGAACTGACCATATGTGTGTGGGTTTATCATTAGATACTGTTTTGTAATCTACTGATCTACTTGTATAAGCAAAACACAATATCATACTGACTTAATTACTGTAGCTCCATAATCATGAAATCAGACTTGTATTTGTAGAGCTAATGTTTTTGGTTCTGATATACTTCAATTTCTAAGTTTTATGCATCATGGTTTTGGTATTGTATCTAAAAGGTCTGCTCAAAAGAAGTTTATAAAAGTTTCttcctatgttttatttatttatttaagattttatttatttattcatgagaaacagagagagagaggcagaggcaggctccctgtggagcctgGAGACCGATTTGGACTGGACCAgagctgaaaggcagatgcttcacctactgagccacccaggacccctccTAGTCTTTATTACAGAAGTTTTATATCTTACAtcaattttaagttaatttttgcaCATGGTATGAAATAAGAGTCTaggggcaccctgggtggctcagtccttacgagtctggccttcagctcaggtaatgatcccagggtcctaggatcaaaccccatagcgggttccctgctcagcagggagcatgtttctctttctctccctccctctgcttgtgttccctttcttgttctctctttctttgtcaaataaataagtaaaatctaaaaaaaaaaagaaaaaagaaaaaagaaaaaagatgggcctaaaatgaattttattcatgtggatatccaattttcccagcatcatttgttagAAAAATGAGACATCATCTCTCCCATTGAATTGACATGATAGTTTTTTTGAAATCAGTTAACCATGAATATTAGGGCTGATTTCCGAACTTCAGTTGTGTTTCACTGATTCATATAAGCCTATCATTCTGTGAGTATCACACTATTTTGATGAATGCAGCTTTCTAGcaagctttgaaatcaggaactgtaattttccaaaatagggattgcattgaatatacaGATCATCTCTTCACCTAAAAAGATTCTTCTCTTTATGGATTTTAGTTCAGCTGGTTCTCCTTCCTTGTACAGCTCTGTGATTTTTTGAAACAGAATTTCAACAATTTTTTACTCTAATCCCAGTTATTAACAGGAGGAAATCTTGTTTTTTCAACCTGTTACTTTGTATTCATTAATGAAAGTTCTTGCAGGTTAACTCTGAAGCATGgaataacaaagtatcaaataacAGTCCTCCAGGCCTGCTCTGTACCagaaaggtaaaaggaaaagCACTTTACACAAATCATGTACTAACTCCTCACAAGACCTGAAGAGGATATAATCATCTGCATTTTATTTGATGATTTGACTGAGGCagacagtaattttttaaaaaagattttatttacttattcgagagagagaaagtgagagacatagcatgagtgggagtggggggcagagtgggaggcagactccttgctgagtggggagtccctTGTGGGGTTCAATCTTggatcccaagatcataacctgagctgaaggcagatgcttgacggactgagccacccaggtgccctggcagaaatcaattttaaaatagattaggAACATAAGATGCAAAGAATCTGGGTTTTCCTTCCTGGCAGTCCAACTCTAAGATCCTCTGCTAAAATGAGTTATATTATAGTATAAAAGCTGGAGCTGAAGAAAATCCAAAAGTAGAGGCTAATTTTAACATctattaatcttaaaatattaagtaatcaACAATGAATCAAACTGAAGGCaaagagaatatttataaatagagAAGTCCAGAATCAACAGTGGAAAGCCATGTTCTTTTGAAGTTTCCAAGGGATATTTAGAAAATTTCTgaatgttttaattaaataatacttaaatattaaatagacTCAAGAGAGAAACTTAATCAAAGACTTAACCATGAGAGATATGTTTAGTAACTACAAATACTGGACTAAAAAGTCTGAATGAGAGAAAAGATGGATTTAAACCTGGATGATCTCCCtgaaattcattttccattttgaaaattataggaCACGAAATGTCTGGCTGGCTAACTCAGTAAAGCCTGTGACTcttgtcagggttgtgagtttgagcctcacattgggcatagagctctATCTAACAATTAAGATGCTGTATATTATGTTTTGGGTTTTTCAGTTTTACTATACAACAGATAGAGTCGGTGAACACAAATTATGAAGAggttaaacaagaaaaaaatggcaaaacactGAAAGACAATACGGCTTTATTTGCATGTTAGCAAATGAGAATTCAGCTTTCATTTTAGCATCCATTATGAGTTTTCCAGCCTACAGCAAAGACATAAGGTGTATGAATAGAAGTTAATTTGAGCTGTTTGAGGAATAACTATGGTTTTTCATCTAGACAGCGTTGAGCTCATCTATTAGCATACCCTGGTGCTTTCCTTCTTGACATTGATCacagaatttaaaagaaacaagaactttcCTGGACACTCAGAGATCAGCAGCCTATAGAACATAAGGTCAGAATATTCAAGGAACCACAACCAGTAACATTAGACTTGACTTTTGGTTTGTTCTTCTTTCTAGACATGGTAACTTTTCTACTGAACATTTTAGAAATCCTCATAATAACAGAATTTGTTCTAGGAAATTTTGCCAATAGTTTCATAGTGGTGGTGAACTGCATTGACTGGGTCAAGAGACAAAAGATGTCCTCAGCTGATCAAATTCTCACTGCTCCGGCGATCTCCAGAATCGGTTTGCTCTGCGTAATGTTAATAAATTGGTATGGAACTGTGTTCAATCCAGATTTATTTAGATTGGAAATAAGACTTCTGGTTCATATTGCGTGGACCGCAAGCAATCATTTTAGTGTCTGGCTTGCTACTTGCCTCagtgtattttatttgttcaaaatagccaatttctctagctttatttttcttcgcCTCAAGTGGAGAGTTAAAAGTGTAATTCTTGTGATACTGTTGGTGTCTTCgttctttttggtttttcatGTTGCGGTGGTAAGCATATATGAGCTGACGAAGGAATATGAAGGAAACATCACTAGACAATCCAGATTGGTGAACATTGCACGCCTTTCAAATATGACTATATTCACGTTAGCAAACTTTGTGCCTTTTGTTATATCCCTGACATCTTTTCTGCTGTTAATCTTTTCCCTGTGGAAACATCTCAAGAAGATGCAATCTGGTGGTAAAAGATGCCAAGATCCCAGCACCAAGGTCCACATAAGAGCCATGCAGACTGTGATCTCCTTTCTCTTGCTATTAGCTGGTCACTTCCTGACTCTAATTGTCACTGTCTGGAGTTCTGAGTGGCTGCCGACCAAACTGTTCTACGTGTTTTGCCAAACTTTTGGATTTGTGTATCCTTCAAGCCACTCATTTATCCTGATCTGGGGAAACAAGAAGCTAAAACAGGTCTTTCTGTCTATTTTGTATCAGGGGAAGTACTGGCTGAAAGAACAGAAACTCTCAACTCCATAGACCAGTAAGAAGTGGCACTGTGTATATTTTGAAGGTTATTAGCACTTTATACCTCCTACTGGTTTTTCCGTAGTGTATGTAATTGAGTAATTTTTCAGAGTTTTACTTAGAAAAGTCTTACTTAAGCTTATCACTTgaaagtatatatgtgtatgtatgaaaaatgtaagaaagatTGGAAATAATATACCCTTGCCAATTTTTTTCAGGTAAACAATCTAATTATGCATATTATTATAAGAAATTCCAGAGAATTATGAAGCCATGTGTATTTCAAATACATTCACAAAGGTATGATGAAATGAATGAAGATTATGCATTTTTCATAACTGACAAGTTATCTGGGATGTCATTGCTCTTTTTCATTGTAATTGCTATCACTGTGTGTTTAGATTTCATTGTTTGAATATCCAGTCTTCTGCATGGTAAGAATATTCAATTCTAAATCACGCAGTGAGGTGAATGTTTGGGGTTGATATTATTCAACCCTAAATTCTTATTTCATGGTTAATAAAGAGCAGTTAGGGCTGTGATTAAGAAAGTTGTACAAATATTGcaagtaaattttatatatgtgtataataaacTCTACtgaagggttgctggggggaagggggttgggaaaaggggggtggggttgtggacattggggagggtgtgtgctttggtgagtgctgtgaagtgtgtaaacctggtgattcacagacctatacccctggggataaaaatatattatatgtttataaaaaataaaaagttaaaaaaaaagatgaaaagcttAGGAAGAACTGAGTTCTACAACAGGGATAATATGAAGGAAACATGCTcatgacatcttttaaaaattttttttattttttaaatttctttttagtgttccagaatcattgtttatgcaccacacccagtgttccatgcaatacgtgccctccataatacccaccacctggctcacccaacctcccactcccctcccctctaaaaccctcagtttgtttctcagagtccacagtctctcatggttcatctcccccctccaatttcccccaactcccttctcttctccatctccccatgtcctccatgttattctttatgttccataaataagcgaaactatatgataattgactctctctgcttggcttatttcactcagcataatctctaccAGTCCTGTCCGtattgttacaaaagttgggtattcatcctctctgatggaggcataatattctgtagtatatatggaccatatcttctttatccagtcatctgttgaagagtatctttgttctttccacagtttggtgactgtggtcatttctagtatgaacattggggtacagatggctcttcttttcactccatctgtatctttggggtaaatacccagtagtgaaattgcagggtcatagggaagctctatttttaatttcttgaggaatctccacactgttttccaaagtggctacatcaacatgtattcccaccaacagtgtaggagggttcccctttctccacatcctctccaacatatgttgtttactgtcttgttaattttggccattctaactggtgtaaggtggtatctcaatgtggctttgatttgaatctccctgatggctaatgacgataaacatttttcatgtgtctgttagccatttgtatgtcttctttggagaagtatctgctcatatcttctgcccattttttgacatgattgcctgtttgtgtgtgttgagtttgaggagttctttatagatcttggatatcagccctttgtctgtagtgtgatttgcagatatcttctcccattccgtgagttgtctctttgttttgttgactgtttcctttgctgtgcagaagcttttgttcttgatgaagtccccaaagttcatttttgcttttgtttcctttgcctttggagacatatcttgaaagaagttgctgtggctgatgttgaagaggttactgcctatgttctcctctaggattctgatggattcctgcctcacgttgaggacttttacccatttcaagtttatatttgtgtatggtgtaagaaaatggtcaagtttcattcttctacacatagctgtccaattttcccagcactatttattgaagagactgtattttttccactagatattttttcctagtttgttgaatactatttgaccataaagttgagcaTCCATAtccgggctctctactctgttccactggtctatgtgtctttttttgtgccagtaccatgctgtcttggtgatcacagctttgtaataaagcttgaaatcaggcaacgtgatgccctcagttttatttttctttttcaacatttccttagcaatttggggtctcttctgattccatacaaattttaggattgtttgctccagctttttgaaaaatgccagtagaattttgatcagaatggcattgaaagtatagattgctctaggcactatagacattttaacaatgtttattcttctgatccatgaacatggaattgtcttccatctttttgtgtcttttcaatttctttcatgactgttctatagttccttgagtacagatcctttacctctttggttaggtttattcccaggtatcttatgtttcttggtgctatactaaatggaattgattctctaatttccccttctgtattttcattgttagtgtataagaaagcaattgatttctgtacattgattttgtataaaataccttttatttctctttgttgtctgattgctgttgctaggacttctaatactatgttgaacaagagtggtgagagtgggtatccttgtcgtgttcctgatctcaaagggaaggctgtcagcttttcctcattgGGGATGATATTCacagtttttcatagattttatgaagttgaggaatgttccctctatccctatactttgaagcattttaatcaggaacggatgctgtatcttgctCATGACCTCTTTTTAATGCTGTTATGAGTTTCCATAAGCAGTGAGAAAAGACTGACCATATATGAAGTTGAGAtctgatttcaaatatttcagttttctcttaAACCACCTCTGGGTCTCGAATCGTCAAACAACTCAAACACCTtccatttttaagattcttttaaaacttcAGTAAAGACCTAAATACTCCCCATCAAAAAAATACTATAAGAATAGTAAAGAAATTATGGAGTATAATTCAATATACCTTTCTGCATACATTAAGTGGCACCTGTTAAGTCCATGTAAAAATTAAAGGGGGTTTCTTAAAGAGATGTTATATTATGATCTTTGAAAACGATGAAATGAGAGTATGTGAGTATGTGTTGGCATATTCAGTGATAGAGAATTCTACTGTAGTAAAGAAATATGTAAAGTTGCTCAACAACAGAATTCTGCATGACCGTTATTTCTTGGTGTTAGGCATTGTAACAATTTTCTACATCTTAAGATAAATCATCTTCACATCTGCTGTATCTGTTTATTATCTCTCTCACCTAGTGTAACATACACTTCAAAAAAGGGAAGAACTTATCTAGTGCTGACTCTTAAAACTTACAAGCCAGTCATAAAAGTGTTGATTAagggggagttagagaagagaagggagttgggggaaattggaaggggaggtgaaccatgagagactatggactgtgaaaaacaatctaagggttttgaaggggcggggggtgggaggtcggggtaccaggtggtgggtattatagagggcacggattgcatggagcactgggtgtggtgcaaaagtaatgaatactcttatgctgaaaataaaaaataaattttaaaaaaaagatttaaaaaaacgtGTTgatcaaaaatgattttttagggatgcctgggtggctcacagagTTAAGCATTGCCTtccgctcacgtcatgatctcagggtcctgggagggagcccagcatcatctggctccttgctccaccaggagcctgttcctccctccccatcacccctgctcctgtctgtctccctctctgtatctctcaaaaataaataaataaatctttaaaaaatgatttttttttacttttacttttttattttttataaacatatatttttatccccaggggtacaggtctgtgaatcaccaggtttacacacttcacagcactcaccaaagcacataccctccccaatgtccataatgaatgaatgtgtgaacTTTTTGAAAACtgggaaaccaatgaaaataaaatgtgtcataAAACCTTCAGATGCCATGCATTCTCAGCTCTGGTTTCATATCTACATTTCTTAGAACAGAAGACTGGCTATCCCATATTTCCTAGGGAAACTATCACTAGAATATTGCCTTGGCATGACTATTCTATATGTGTGAAGTGGAAACAAGGTACAATGTCTGTTAGACATCtatcacaataatttttaaaaagcatataaaagattttgtacatttgtattttctttattgcaaatgttatctttttacatgatttttttctagCTGGGTATTGGATACACAAAAATTGTATTTGATTTATTAA from Mustela lutreola isolate mMusLut2 chromosome 8, mMusLut2.pri, whole genome shotgun sequence includes these protein-coding regions:
- the LOC131837973 gene encoding taste receptor type 2 member 46-like, encoding MVTFLLNILEILIITEFVLGNFANSFIVVVNCIDWVKRQKMSSADQILTAPAISRIGLLCVMLINWYGTVFNPDLFRLEIRLLVHIAWTASNHFSVWLATCLSVFYLFKIANFSSFIFLRLKWRVKSVILVILLVSSFFLVFHVAVVSIYELTKEYEGNITRQSRLVNIARLSNMTIFTLANFVPFVISLTSFLLLIFSLWKHLKKMQSGGKRCQDPSTKVHIRAMQTVISFLLLLAGHFLTLIVTVWSSEWLPTKLFYVFCQTFGFVYPSSHSFILIWGNKKLKQVFLSILYQGKYWLKEQKLSTP